ATGTTTTCTAAAGTTGATGAAACAGGAAGCGCCAGAGGGCGTATGGAACCCAACGGAGCAACCCAAAGATTGGATAGTCCGGTTACTGGTAGTATTATTCATGTCAACGTCAAAGAAGGCACAACTGTAAAAGCTGGTCAGGTTTTACTTGAACTGGAGTCTGATGTTTTACGCACGGAACTAGAACAAGCGCAGACAAAGTTGGAAGGGTTAATTAATCGGCGATCGCAACAAGAACTCCTCAAAAATCAAATCATCTTGGCGATTAATATTCAAGAACAACAAAACCAATCTCAAGAATTGGAAAAAATCGCCCAAGTCAGTCAGGCGCAGCAAGATGTGCAAGCTAAACAGAGTGCGTATATCTTACAAAGAATGGAAAAACAGGCTCTAGTGGATCAGGCTAGGCAAAATATTCACTCTACTCAGATTTCTCAAAGGTTAGCCAATAGCCGTTTAAGCAGAGATTTCGCCGAAGTTGCCCGCTATCGCCAACTTTTGCAACAGGGTGCAATTCCGCAAACCAAAGTTGTGGAACTAGAAAAGATAGCAGAAGAAAGTCTCAGTTCTCTAGAAGAAGCCAAAGCCAATATCAAACAAGCTCAACTGCGTTTAAAAGAGCAGTTTAGCAACTATCAATCTTTGATGAGTCAAGCCCAATCAGATGTTGAGCAAGCAAAATTACGCCTGCAAGAACAGCGCAGCAGCTATCAAAGCCTAGTGCAATCGGGTAAACTGGCGATACTCAAAAATCAGGAACAGCTCAAAGATGTGCAAACACAAATTACTTCCTTACAGTCTGAAATGTCGCAAACTTTGAGCCAGATCACATCTTATAAACTTCAATTACAACAACGAGTGGTGCGATCGCCTATTGATGGCACAATTTTTGAGTTACCTATCCAAAAACCGGGATCTGTAGTGGAACCTGGACAAATGCTAGCCCAAATTGCACCTAACAATACTCCTTTGATCCTCAAAGCGCAAATGCCTAGCGAACAAAGTGGCTTCTTGAAGGTAGGAATGCTAGTTAAGGTTAAGTTCGATGCTTATCCGTTCCAAGATTATGGAGTCGTGGAAGGGCGCGTTCGCTGGATTTCGCCTAACTCCAAAATTCAGAATAATGACCAAACTAAAATAGAAACTTATGAGTTGGATATCGCTCTGGAACAGCCTTATATCCTAGCTGCTAACAAGCGTATTCTCTTAACTCCTGGTCAAACAG
This region of Nostoc sp. UHCC 0302 genomic DNA includes:
- a CDS encoding HlyD family efflux transporter periplasmic adaptor subunit, with amino-acid sequence MPHTSQNSSYAPPILKPDEYNLFEDASVVHPQKKTADESNDWYYGTEELLDALPKAWTRSMLYLLISFAAIVLPWMMFSKVDETGSARGRMEPNGATQRLDSPVTGSIIHVNVKEGTTVKAGQVLLELESDVLRTELEQAQTKLEGLINRRSQQELLKNQIILAINIQEQQNQSQELEKIAQVSQAQQDVQAKQSAYILQRMEKQALVDQARQNIHSTQISQRLANSRLSRDFAEVARYRQLLQQGAIPQTKVVELEKIAEESLSSLEEAKANIKQAQLRLKEQFSNYQSLMSQAQSDVEQAKLRLQEQRSSYQSLVQSGKLAILKNQEQLKDVQTQITSLQSEMSQTLSQITSYKLQLQQRVVRSPIDGTIFELPIQKPGSVVEPGQMLAQIAPNNTPLILKAQMPSEQSGFLKVGMLVKVKFDAYPFQDYGVVEGRVRWISPNSKIQNNDQTKIETYELDIALEQPYILAANKRILLTPGQTATAEVIVRQRRIIDFILDPFKKLQKGGLDL